In the Balearica regulorum gibbericeps isolate bBalReg1 chromosome 33, bBalReg1.pri, whole genome shotgun sequence genome, one interval contains:
- the LOC142599000 gene encoding uncharacterized protein LOC142599000 → MPKRKCKFTDELQAKYPCFRVGRERWEAECLVCQEGTYVSVANKGSLDLEAHVQSMKHQKNLMGDASAAKLPGCFVPADCQPFDAAAATDAETSSSFTADVLQEFSEPLAGSPTLPKTPDPALDVVGLQIKMEARPDETLAPFALDRGVDPLDGVPYFGVALGAGEAGTPFTIRIHYFDWKQGGMQSRVIGVESPQGELASSAAMLAWEALESHGLQQRCVAVVGESPNAMLGGLGCCTQGPAEASGLQELLEGVFITTDCPVHLLSNCIQHGADSLEVDLQSLIWKIYTYVSVYAVCTEPLKDFLEFAKREYRRLLHHARMPWLLLLPAITRLLQVFPALKSFFLSLSHPPFAIRTFFEDAFSEIYLQHMASQVAIFDMHLRTLAREDNSPCEVLDVLSSIRRTLLECKAHGFMSLQVKELLAEQQVAGRVGECDTFCRHVQTLYVAFLDYLDARMGPFGELSHFQWMQLRAPPTWAEVEACIKYLADHGVMVDDGKCFDQFCHLTTFLKDYGSGIDFSTLQTHQKWVRFFSSSHSLGSHSELLRIAQVFFAIPSCGADFPRELFRM, encoded by the coding sequence ATGCCAAAACGGAAATGCAAATTCACCGATGAGCTCCAGGCGAAGTACCCCTGCTTCCGCGTAGGTCGGGAGAGATGGGAGGCTGAGTGCTTGGTGTGCCAGGAGGGCACCTACGTCTCTGTGGCCAACAAGGGCTCTCTTGACCTGGAGGCCCACGTCCAGTCCATGAAACACCAGAAGAACCTGATGGGGGATGCCTCGGCGGCCAAGCTGCCAGGTTGCTTCGTCCCAGCCGACTGCCAGCCCTTTGATGCCGCCGCCGCAACCGACGCTGAAACCTCGTCGAGCTTCACTGCCGACGTGCTCCAGGAGTTCAGTGAGCCCCTGGCTGGCTCACCTACCTTGCCCAAAACACCTGACCCTGCCTTAGATGTTGTGGGCTTGCAAATCAAGATGGAAGCGAGGCCGGACGAGACGCTGGCTCCCTTCGCGTTGGACCGTGGGGTGGACCCACTGGACGGCGTTCCCTATTTCGGGGTGGCCCTGGGTGCCGGCGAGGCGGGGACCCCCTTCACCATCCGGATCCACTATTTTGACTGGAAGCAGGGCGGCATGCAGAGCAGGGTGATCGGTGTGGAGTCGCCGCAGGGTGAACTGGCCTCCAGTGCCGCCATGTTGGCGTGGGAGGCCTTGGAGAGTCACGGGCTGCAGCAGCGGTGCGTGGCCGTTGTGGGCGAGAGCCCCAACGCCatgctgggggggctggggtgctgcACCCAGGGTCCGGCTGAGGCATCCGgcttgcaggagctgctggaagggGTCTTCATCACCACCGACTGCCCCGTGCACCTCCTCAGCAACTGCATCCAGCACGGGGCGGACAGCCTGGAGGTGGACCTGCAGTCCCTTATCTGGAAGATTTATACCTATGTCTCTGTCTACGCCGTCTGCACCGAACCGCTCAAGGACTTCTTGGAGTTTGCCAAGAGGGAGTACCGGCGGCTGCTCCACCATGCCAGGATGCCTTGGTTGCTCCTGCTGCCGGCCATCACCCGCTTGCTGCAAGTCTTCCCAGCTTTGAagtccttcttcctctccctcagccACCCTCCCTTTGCTATCCGGACCTTTTTTGAGGATGCCTTCAGTGAGATCTACCTGCAGCACATGGCTTCGCAGGTGGCCATCTTTGACATGCACCTCAGGACCTTGGCGAGGGAGGACAACTCGCCCTGCGAGGTGCTGGACGTCCTCTCCTCCATCCGCCGCACCCTCCTGGAGTGCAAAGCCCATGGCTTCATGTCGCTGCAGGTGAAGGAGCTGCTGGCGGAGCAGCAAGTGGCCGGGAGGGTTGGAGAGTGTGACACCTTCTGCCGCCATGTCCAGACCCTCTACGTGGCATTTCTCGACTACCTGGATGCTCGGATGGGGCCGTTTGGGGAGCTTTCCCATTTCCAGTGGATGCAGCTACGGGCACCACCGACGTGGGCGGAGGTGGAGGCGTGCATCAAGTACCTGGCGGACCACGGGGTCATGGTGGATGACGGCAAATGCTTTGACCAGTTCTGCCACCTGACCACCTTCTTGAAGGACTATGGGAGCGGCATCGACTTCAGCACCCTGCAGACACACCAGAAATGGGTGCGTTTCTTCAGCAGCTCTCACAGCCTGGGCAGCCACTCGGAGCTCCTCAGAATTGCTCAAGTTTTCTTTGCCATCCCCTCCTGCGGGGCCGATTTTCCCAGGGAGCTTTTCCGTATGTGA